AAAGCATGCCAAGTTTACTATATTTAACAGAAGAAACTTACTAGGGAGGAGAATACTGTAGATATGTTCTCTAAGTGGTTGGTATAAAATAGCCTGAGGTGGCAGTCCAAGTTCCTCGTCTTCCAGCGTATTGCTGCATTCCACCACTCCATCCTGGAGGACATTATAGATCATAAAACACTCTGCTCGTATGTGCTTCTCTTTTGCTGCCTGCAGGACACAAAATTCTAATTACTCAAATGTTTTTTGACTTTAAAATAGTGCCAGTGTTCAGTTATACAATACCTGCAATATGTCTTTGTTCAGGTACtttcccatcacacacaccagctctgGGAAAGGTAGGCTTCGATCTAACCAAGGTGATGTTTGTCCTGGGAGAAGATATGACTGGATTCCCTTTTCAACAACCTCCACATCAACTTTGGATAAAGGTAGTGAGGAGATGCCACAAGTTTCATCACTGTTTGGACGATGGCTTTTTATGAACTCCGCTGCTGCTTGGACTTTGTCACCCTGGTGTTTTTTCCCATACAAGGTCAAAGCATTTTTACGGAGATTCTGCAGTTGATGCTCTGGAACAATAtcattacccagaatgcatgcCAGGAAAGGAAGATCCGACTTCTGAAGCTTCAGGATGTCACACAGCTTTTCTCTGGAGTACTGCACTGTGGTCATATTTTCTAATCTGAGTTTAGCAATGGACATATATGGAACTGTGTCATAAATGACAAAGTCTGTATCCTGACCAAGGATACCTATGCAGTTGTTACGGAGTGCGTATTCCGAGATCTCGTAGTCACCTTCACGAACAGAGCAACGTGTTTCTTGACCAAGAGATTTTAGCGCAAACCTGGAGAAGGTGGCCAGTCCTGAGGGGAGGCAGAACAGTTCTCTATCTGGTTGCTGGTGGCGATTCTTAATGTAGTTAAATATTCTGGCTATGTCCTGGTTGACTCTCAGGCGTCTCTTCACCCATTCTGCTCTCTTCTGTTCCTCTATGGTCCCATCAAAGAAGAAGACCAATCTTATGCCTGTCACTGTGAATGCCTCcacaaatttgtttaaaaaatgcatgtacTCCTTCCACTGACCACCATGGACCCAGGCTTGACACTGATACCAGTACCTCAAACAGGCCATTCCATCCACCACTACAGTAGGCATTATGTCAGGATGGGCTTCGGCATGAGCTGCAGCCAACTGTCTCAAGTCCACATGTATGCAAGTCTCTGGATAACAAGTCTCCATAAAGTACTGTAAGCCTTTCACCCCCATGtctgcacacttttttttttgcaggttcaGAACTTAAGAGAAGAAGCATAATTTTTGGATATTAATTTCAAAAGCAACACAGGATTCAGATTGACATTAGTGAACAGTATGGATATACTCCTCATCTATTTGTGCAAATCAATTAATTATGTCTTGTATTACTTTTAATTGGTGATATGTGCATTTTGATTCACAgctgttttatttgcttttgcATAAAGGAAGATTGAACTTCAGGTAAAGTGGAATTTTTTGTGGGTTtgtgattttttgttgttgttttttcttacagtggtggaaatcacaacccaccattatcaaagatGCACTTATAATTGatttcttatagttattagcctacttgactggtcacttgaattcaacgggtttaatccaaacctcagtaactgaAAAACAATTAAGCCTATACATTTTGACTTTGGTTGAATGTCAACTTTGGATAtttgttcaggaataaaaagctgcaATAAATAGAGCCTCATTATTCAAATGAGCCTATTATTTGCATacttctgtaaaataaatctttactaAGGCGgtctgtgattatttatttatccatctatctatctatctatctacactatattaccaaaagtattcggtcacctgccttgactcacatatgaacttaagtgccatcccattcctaacccatagggttcaatatgatgtcggtccaccttttgcagctattacagcttcaactcttctgggaaggctgtccacaaggttgaggagtgtgtttataggaatttttgaccattcttccaaaagcgcattggtgaggtcacactgatgttggtcgagaaggcctggctctcagtctcctctctaattcatcccaaaggtgttctatcgggttcaggtcaggactctgtgcaggccagtcaagttcatccacaccagactctgtcatccatgtctttatggaccttgctttgtgcactggtgcacagtcatgttggaagaggaaggggcccgctccaaactgttcccacaaggttgggagcgtggaattgtccaaaatgttttggtatcctgaagcattcaaagttcctttcactggaactaaggggccaagcccaactcctgaaaaacaaccccacaccataattcctcctccaccaaatttcacactcggcacaatgcagtccgaaatgtaccgttctcctggcaacctccaaacccagactcgtccatcagattgccagatggaaaagcgtgattcatcactccagagaacgcgtctccactgctctagagtccagtggcggcgtgctttacaccactgcatccgaagctttgcattgcacttggtgatgtgtggcttggatgcagctgctcggccatggaaacccattccatgaagctctctgcgtactgtacttgggctaatctgaaggtcacaagaagtttggagctctgtagcaattgactgtgaagaaagtcgacgacctctttgcactatgcgcttcagcatccgctgacccctctccgtcagtttacgtggcctaccacttcgtggccgagttgctgttgttcccaaactcttccattttgttatgataaagctgacagttgactgtggaatatttaggagcgaggaaatttcatgacaggatttgttgcacaggtggcatcctatgacagttccacgctggaattcactgagctcctgagagcggcccattctttcacaaatgtttgtaaaaacagtctgcatgcctaagtgcttgattttatacacctgtggccaggccaagtgattaggacacctgattctgatcatttggatgggtgaccgaatacttttggttaTATAGTGTATCTATTTTACAGCTAAAGGGCTTCCTGGCTGTAAAAAGTTTGCGAATCCCTGCTTTAAGTTCATGCACAGGTTGCCAAGTCATTTTGTGGAAATATTGTCAAAGATGCAAAACATAGTTTAAGCAATCCCACAGACTATCCTAAAACTGCATTATAACTATAAGTGTTACCTAAAGACTGTTTAACTGTTATTAACCTTATTTGTCATTTGGTCAACAGTTTGTACTACAAATATAAGTGCCTGAGGCAACAGAACATGGAGAAATGGTGCCAGTAAATCAGTACTCAAAATGTATATATCGTCTTTACAGCAAACGTATAATtacatatttcattaaatatgttttctaATTAATTACATGCAACGTTTTTTCCAAACATAGATTCCACAGGACAAAAAAGTCGTAGCAGTGTAACgtataaaaaaatgtcagtacAAGTCTAAGTCCTACTTCTGCTAAGCTAATGCTAAAGTTATCACGAAATCAAAAGATACAGCATTAATATATCCATCTGATAACATGAAACACATTGCAAACCAAGCTCAGAAAGCCTACCAATAAATCTGATGATAAGCAACAAACTGTCACATTGCCTGCCAGGCACTACGCAGTGGTTAGCTCAATGTTTACAATGAATATCTGCATACACTTCCGCTTCCGGAAAACCGCACACAGTCCACAGCGCGTTAAAGGCGCAGTACGTAGCatactgcgcacacacacacacacacacacacacacacactgaaatacagagaagaaagagagaaaaatgttgTGGAAAACAATTGTAGGCTATGCTTTAATGAGAATACTAAGAAAATACtaagaaaatgcaaagaaaaagtTTGTCTTACTGAAAACTGTTGAAATGAAGGAATG
This sequence is a window from Pangasianodon hypophthalmus isolate fPanHyp1 chromosome 3, fPanHyp1.pri, whole genome shotgun sequence. Protein-coding genes within it:
- the fam120b gene encoding constitutive coactivator of peroxisome proliferator-activated receptor gamma isoform X2, which codes for MGVKGLQYFMETCYPETCIHVDLRQLAAAHAEAHPDIMPTVVVDGMACLRYWYQCQAWVHGGQWKEYMHFLNKFVEAFTVTGIRLVFFFDGTIEEQKRAEWVKRRLRVNQDIARIFNYIKNRHQQPDRELFCLPSGLATFSRFALKSLGQETRCSVREGDYEISEYALRNNCIGILGQDTDFVIYDTVPYMSIAKLRLENMTTVQYSREKLCDILKLQKSDLPFLACILGNDIVPEHQLQNLRKNALTLYGKKHQGDKVQAAAEFIKSHRPNSDETCGISSLPLSKVDVEVVEKGIQSYLLPGQTSPWLDRSLPFPELVCVMGKYLNKDILQDGVVECSNTLEDEELGLPPQAILYQPLREHIYSILLPRSYGETLSVKEWFVFPRNPLEEPKIVAPTPLNLPEGTPDLQTLWFGNDSEMTSVRVSTFLAVFDLQDFTEDLKSFDTPLVAVICLVTYIAIQAKHFSVEDIDAYLSQAVCIRYKSYTDLQHMRVPQVDPRAVHLGSLFVRGLTYLIAANSACGFPFAMNEIMPWKIFDGLLFHSKYLQAHSGCAKEELLEGNPAWISLFLTLRDLVLKACRRHGSTLLSFPCRLQHGRPMDAESHRECEPQLLSTSDCYYRQQPRGPAFHMQGHGYRPRSRTRHPNRRRNYLAPRWPR
- the fam120b gene encoding constitutive coactivator of peroxisome proliferator-activated receptor gamma isoform X1, which gives rise to MGVKGLQYFMETCYPETCIHVDLRQLAAAHAEAHPDIMPTVVVDGMACLRYWYQCQAWVHGGQWKEYMHFLNKFVEAFTVTGIRLVFFFDGTIEEQKRAEWVKRRLRVNQDIARIFNYIKNRHQQPDRELFCLPSGLATFSRFALKSLGQETRCSVREGDYEISEYALRNNCIGILGQDTDFVIYDTVPYMSIAKLRLENMTTVQYSREKLCDILKLQKSDLPFLACILGNDIVPEHQLQNLRKNALTLYGKKHQGDKVQAAAEFIKSHRPNSDETCGISSLPLSKVDVEVVEKGIQSYLLPGQTSPWLDRSLPFPELVCVMGKYLNKDILQAAKEKHIRAECFMIYNVLQDGVVECSNTLEDEELGLPPQAILYQPLREHIYSILLPRSYGETLSVKEWFVFPRNPLEEPKIVAPTPLNLPEGTPDLQTLWFGNDSEMTSVRVSTFLAVFDLQDFTEDLKSFDTPLVAVICLVTYIAIQAKHFSVEDIDAYLSQAVCIRYKSYTDLQHMRVPQVDPRAVHLGSLFVRGLTYLIAANSACGFPFAMNEIMPWKIFDGLLFHSKYLQAHSGCAKEELLEGNPAWISLFLTLRDLVLKACRRHGSTLLSFPCRLQHGRPMDAESHRECEPQLLSTSDCYYRQQPRGPAFHMQGHGYRPRSRTRHPNRRRNYLAPRWPR
- the fam120b gene encoding constitutive coactivator of peroxisome proliferator-activated receptor gamma isoform X4; protein product: MGVKGLQYFMETCYPETCIHVDLRQLAAAHAEAHPDIMPTVVVDGMACLRYWYQCQAWVHGGQWKEYMHFLNKFVEAFTVTGIRLVFFFDGTIEEQKRAEWVKRRLRVNQDIARIFNYIKNRHQQPDRELFCLPSGLATFSRFALKSLGQETRCSVREGDYEISEYALRNNCIGILGQDTDFVIYDTVPYMSIAKLRLENMTTVQYSREKLCDILKLQKSDLPFLACILGNDIVPEHQLQNLRKNALTLYGKKHQGDKVQAAAEFIKSHRPNSDETCGISSLPLSKVDVEVVEKGIQSYLLPGQTSPWLDRSLPFPELVCVMGKYLNKDILQAAKEKHIRAECFMIYNVLQDGVVECSNTLEDEELGLPPQAILYQPLREHIYSILLPRSYGETLSVKEWFVFPRNPLEEPKIVAPTPLNLPEGTPDLQTLWFGNDSEMTSVRVSTFLAVFDLQDFTEDLKSFDTPLVAVICLVTYIAIQAKHFSVEDIDAYLSQAVCIRYKSYTDLQHMRVPQVDPRAVHLGSLFVRGLTYLIAANSACGFPFAMNEIMPWKIFDGLLFHSKYLQAHSGCAKEELLEGNIAFKIAFDKRRIY
- the fam120b gene encoding constitutive coactivator of peroxisome proliferator-activated receptor gamma isoform X3, with amino-acid sequence MGVKGLQYFMETCYPETCIHVDLRQLAAAHAEAHPDIMPTVVVDGMACLRYWYQCQAWVHGGQWKEYMHFLNKFVEAFTVTGIRLVFFFDGTIEEQKRAEWVKRRLRVNQDIARIFNYIKNRHQQPDRELFCLPSGLATFSRFALKSLGQETRCSVREGDYEISEYALRNNCIGILGQDTDFVIYDTVPYMSIAKLRLENMTTVQYSREKLCDILKLQKSDLPFLACILGNDIVPEHQLQNLRKNALTLYGKKHQGDKVQAAAEFIKSHRPNSDETCGISSLPLSKVDVEVVEKGIQSYLLPGQTSPWLDRSLPFPELVCVMGKYLNKDILQAAKEKHIRAECFMIYNVLQDGVVECSNTLEDEELGLPPQAILYQPLREHIYSILLPRSYGETLSVKEWFVFPRNPLEEPKIVAPTPLNLPEGTPDLQTLWFGNDSEMTSVRVSTFLAVFDLQDFTEDLKSFDTPLVAVICLVTYIAIQVPQVDPRAVHLGSLFVRGLTYLIAANSACGFPFAMNEIMPWKIFDGLLFHSKYLQAHSGCAKEELLEGNPAWISLFLTLRDLVLKACRRHGSTLLSFPCRLQHGRPMDAESHRECEPQLLSTSDCYYRQQPRGPAFHMQGHGYRPRSRTRHPNRRRNYLAPRWPR